In Gossypium hirsutum isolate 1008001.06 chromosome D01, Gossypium_hirsutum_v2.1, whole genome shotgun sequence, the genomic window aatctaatttcacccaaaaagagtatggaaaaaccctagaaattggggatttttgggctgattccttaagatagaaaaaggctgaaaacacaataagaacagaaaatagattagataatgattcagcacaagtagaaataaagaaagaattgacagtaagaaattaaaagataagtcctaagaagccttgaaatctcgaaagatctcacaactcccttcaaacggctctaatctcccctccaaagaatatcaatggcaagaagaaggttgaagatggctcccacaatcacaagattgttaaaacaacttctaaagaaaactcaagagaaaaatcttggagaaaactcaaagaaaattctgctctcaacaaatctgaaattttaataataatgataagtgttttacaaggtggacagccatgcctttaaataggccttataactagtcctaatctaattagaaaactaaaataaaaaaactcctaattattttaatatggaaattcggtcaaaggtcattttatctaggactcttagactgaatattgacataaaaatttaaactaagtaaataaataaataaaaataaaactttacaacttgggccactttgacaatttggcctgattttcaactaagtatggatggatttcttgattgggctgggaatttacttattgggcctcgccttcaagaatttggacttttgtgactcgtatcactcaGGTTCATGTACTTATAAACCATTAGATTTTTGTACAATAACAAAtgcatttaatatttattagattaAAGATAGAACTGGATGTGAAGTAGCAAAGAATTTAGGTTCTAGTTATTAGTTGACACTAATTTCAGATTCAATCTTTAAACAACCTGTTTTCcttataagaaaaatatattgattatcaattttattttaaaaaaagttttattgCATCATATATCAAATTTCTGTTCAGATAAGCTTACAAGGGTAGGTGTGCAAGTGAGAAACGCCTTTGATCTTTCCTTCCCCGAACAAGTTTTTGGTTCTATCTTCTataagttagaactcaagttgcAATTGGAGATGCAATTGACTGCTTTTTCTTTAGACCTTTCAAAAGTTTGTAACACTTGGGCCTAACATGCCTTGAGGCACCACAATAATGACACATAATTCGTTCATTATGCTTGTGATGTCTCTCTGTGTGAATAATTTCTGGTCTTTAGGAACTTTCATGTTTATTTCTTTATCCCTTGGTTTTAACAAAGACGGCAGGGGTCATTGCcttatcctttctttttctctttgagTCCTTCATCGTTGATATGGTAAtgacctttccttttccttttttaaagTTTTGAGCCCCTTCAAAACTTTTGTTCTTCCTTGACACCATCTTAAGGGCCCTATTAAAGTTCTTTGCGAGTAGGGCTAATTTTGTCCTACAAATCCTCCATAATAGTTTCTTCTTCAGTTGCAATTGATGAAGCAATTTGCAAAGCAATATTCTTCTCTATCTTAACTTCTCTCTTCTTGAATTCCTCAAGATTCATCTTAAACGTTTACAGGGACCAAATTAGTTCATCAATCCTCATTGTATTGATGTCCTTAGCCTCCTCTTTTGCAATCACTTTAACGGAAAAAAAACATTCAGTAAAATACCTCAAAACCTTGCAAACTAACTTGGTATTAGCATACTCCTCTCCAAGAGCAAAAGATTGGTTAGAGatttcccataattttgcataaaaattagataatgattcaTTTTCAAGCATTTTGAGAGTTTCAAACTTGGTCGTTAATTTATGAAGTTTGAATTGTTTTACAGTAAAGGTACTTTTATGTGTTTTCTCAAGTATGGTCTAAGCTTCTAATGTTGTTGTGTACTTTGAAATTCTTTTGAAATCTTGAGGTTCATGCCATTGAAGATGGCATTTAAGGCTTTGGAATTTGCATTAGCTAGCTTATCCTCCTCAGGCTCACAACTAGTAAGCATTGCTCTCCTCCATGCCTTTTTATCTTGAGACTTGTAGATACTCTAATCCGCAGTTTTCAATAGCTACCTTCCATCTTTTATCAATTCAACAGCAAGATCTTCACTAAATTCTTCTGATGTCTAGCTCTAACGCCAAATGTTAGTGCTGAGTTTTAGGTTAGTTATATTGTGGGTTGCAATTGAAGATAATGGACATGAGAATCTGTTATGCAGCTCGAAACCCTTTCTTTACATTGAAGCCTTGCCAAGCGATTGAGTAACCACTATGAATCAATAGTAAAAGATGTGATTTAAGTTCAACTTACTCACCATATTGCAACCTCACTCCTATACCTTCAATTAGATTCACTCTTCCATTAAATCTTTCCCCCTTAAAAGCATAATTACAAACTAAACAAAAACTGTTTATTTATAAACAATTTGCACTCTAACATGTCCCTATGTTGAACATAGAAGTGCTCCCTCAAATTCATACATAAACCAATAAACAAGTCTTGATGTATATGCAATATTGAGCTTGTAAACCTTTAGGTAATATGATTGATCAATGCACCTTCAATTTCTCCGAATTAAGTGCTTTGAAAAACATGAAGTAAAAAGAGgaattattttcttaatatttcttcaaaatcaatcTCTTCAAATATGGTAAATAGATCATgctaaaattctttaaaaaacaCCTTGTTTGATTGAATAATTTCATCAATCATAACCTCGTAGATTACTactcaaaatattattatttaaaaaaaatgcaagtGAATAATTATGATAGGCATGTAAAAAATTGCTAACAAATAAGGTAAGTTGCATATTGTTAGGTTCAAAAGTGAGTTGCAACTAACGGTCCAACTAGTAACATAAATAGTTTCATTCAATGTGATATTAATTTATTACACATATTCAGCAAGTgaaatctaatattttttaaacCGGTTTAGTTAATTCAACCGGTTCATACCGATTTCTAATCTAACGGTTTAAAGTCACTCACCAAACCCCAATTGATTCCCGATTTAGTCCAGTTCATACAACACTGAGTGAAATCTAATTACAACAAAATTTGCAGCCTTGGGATGGAATTGTTCTCATACATGATAATCATGGTGAAATGTTTGTGGGAAGATAAAGACAAACATGTTTGTTTttgtcaatttaaaaaaatttggtgaaatCAAAACTACATTAATACTTGTTAAAACTAGTTAAGTGCCAAATTTGAACAGTAAAGCATGTGAATGTAAGTATAACCGTCGATATTGTTTTAATTTGGGTAAAGGCAAGgttatgaaaatgtcaaaaaagcGTCCTATTTTCCTGAGAAAATGAAGGGTGTTTTCATTGGGAAAGATTATGGCAAACagaaaaaaggaaatgaaaatgttttcaaagatGTTAAGTAAATGGTTAATTTCTTTTGTGTTAATGACCTTTCTCTCCTCATTCATTGGGAACTAAAACGGGAATTAGATACTGACTGTCCACCCACCATTGGCAGGCTGATATGGTTTTTTTCCAGGGGCGGTGGAGCCTTGTTTACGGTTTAGAATCATTATAAAAGCATTTGACTATCATTAGTTGATTGCTATTATTATTGATATTCATTTTATATTCAATTCTTGGATCAtggataaaagaaaatttatgtaaaGGAACCTTATTCCCCTTCAGTAAGGATGGAGGACAACAGAATTTCTGAACCAGAGGTGGTCCTTTAAAGACAAAAAGATTACTTCATTAATTTTACAGACTTTGTAATAATGGAAAGTTTAGTTTAAGGTTGTGTGTGTCATATGGACAACCCACGGCAGTTATATATACTCCACTCccttcattcttcttcttcattcCTCACCAGCctattctcttttcttctttaactCACCAGCTCCTGCAACACTCTCTTCCTTGCTCTCTATCCATTTGTTGGTTTTTGTGTCACTTAGCAAAGATGGGAGAGAAGGGTGCTGTCAAAAATCACCTTCACAACAACCTGGTTTTTGACCACCCCATTGGCTTTGATGACGATGGCAGACTCAAGCGAACTGGTAAATTCCACCAAGTTTATGGCAACATCCCTTTGCACCAAACACTTGCTTATGTGATGTCACTGTTTTTTTCATGTGCCAGGAACTGTATGGACGGCAAGTGCTCATATTATTACGGCTGTGATTGGTTCTGGCGTCCTGTCCCTGGCTTGGGCCACTGCTCAGCTTGGATGGATAGCTGGTCCAGCAGTTATATTTTTGTTCTCTTTTGTAACTTACTACACCTCTACTCTTCTTGCTGCTTGTTACCGCTGTGATGACCCTGTTAATGGCAAGAGAAACTATACGTACATGGAAGCTGTCAGAGCAAATCTTGGTAGACTAAAATGAAACTTTCGTTTGCAGTAACAAAATGGGAGGATTCTTCCTAAACTTGTCAACTTAACCTTTTTGTTTTTTCAGGTGGGTTTGAAGTGAAGATATGTGGGTGGGTTCAATACTTGAACCTTTTTGGAGTTGCCATTGGATACACTATTGCATCATCAATTAGCATGATGTGAGTTCCTTAACACAAGGGTTCCAGCCAGAACATGTTTGCTTTCTTCTTTACTTGCGTTTGTTTGGGGGCTAACGGGAATTGTAACAGGGCTATAAAAAGGTCTAATTGCTTCCATGCAAGCCGTGGCAAAAATCCATGTCATATGAATAGCAACCCTTATATGATTGGTTTTGGCATTGCTGAAatcattttctctcaaattcctGACTTTGATCAATTATGGTGGCTTTCCATTGTTGCTGCTGTCATGTCCTTCACTTACTCAACAATTGGACTTGGACTTGGAATTGCTAAAGTAGCAGGTATTCACGGCTTTCGTTTACACACTTACAATGCATGCAACCTAATGTTTGGTTAATTTACCAGAGAATGGAAAAATTAGGGGAAGCCTGACTGGTATAAGTGTTGGAACTGTTACTCAAACACAAAAAATATGGAGGAGCTTCCAGGCACTTGGAGACATGGCTTTTGCCTATTCTTATTCCCTCATACTCATTGAAATTCAGGTATGTAACTTCATTTTGTCCAATTTATCTACCTCCAATAACAGTATGATCCTTGTATAGGACACACTTAAGGCTCCACCATCCGAATCAAAGACGATGAGCAAGGCAACTTTGTTAAGTGTTGGAGTGACAACACTTTTCTACATGTTGTGTGGTTGCATGGGCTATGCTGCTTTCGGGGACTTGTCCCCCGGGAACCTTCTAACCGGTTTTGGATTCTATAACCCATTCTGGCTCCTTGACATTGCTAATGCTGCCATTGTAATTCACCTTGTTGGTGCATACCAAGTTTACTGCCAACCCCTTTTTGCCTTCATTGAGAAATCAGCAGCTAAAAGGTTTCCAGATAGTGAATTCATAACCAAAGACATCAAGATCCCCATTCCCGGCTTTCGCCCATACAATCTCAACCTCTTTCGTCTGGTTTGGAGGACAATTTTTGTGATGCTAACAACTTTGATCTCCATGCTTCTTCCCTTCTTTAATGATATTGTTGGACTACTTGGGGCTATTGGATTCTGGCCACTCACAGTTTACTTCCCAGTAGAGATGTACATTTCTCAAAACAAGATAGCAAAATGGAGCACAAGATGGCTTTGCCTCCAGATTCTCAGCATTGCTTGCCTTAGTATCACAATAGCAGCTGCTGCTGGTTCTATTGCAGGGGTTATTCTTGATCTCAAGTCATATAAGCCCTTCTCCACCGCCTACTAGTTCAAGTTGAATTGAGCTCATATCAGACAACTCATGATTGAACAGTTTAAAAAGCAAGGAAAAATAATCTTTATAGGTTAAAAAAGTTCTACTTCATGTTCATCAAGCCAGATTTGTTGTTGTTACTTACCACACTACTGCTAAGCagtttcttctcttctttttttcactGTATTGTTCAACAAAATGGGGTCAATGTTCTACAATTTGAACTTGTAACTTTCCCCATCAGTCATTGCAAAATGAACAGCTTTGAGCATAGAATAGAATAGAATAGCATGAACTTTTATCATACAATTAAAGCTAGCAATTTGAAAGTGTTATTCGATGCTTAAATTGTTGACTATCTAGTGGAGATCCTTGAAAAAGCAACTACCAGCTAAAAAGAGCAATACAACATTGAACAGTTCAATCGGTGAAAATGTCACCAATTTTGGtgttattaaaaacaaaaaagccTGAGAAACTGCTATGTTAAGAGGATTTTTTAGGGTAAACTGCACCATCAATTACTAAACTGTGGATATGttttcgttttggtcacttaactaaaaaagttacaatttggtcactgaaatattcaaaagttttcattaaagtcattgaattgttaaaattgaTGCTATATGACTTTCTTTGTTTGCATTCCTTGCACCAATCGaaagttttcttttctcttcttttacaatttagttttttatttattttatgaaacaactttagaTACCAAAATTTACGAACCAAAATTCTAATAGCTTTTGTTTCTCAATCTCCGACAATGACCGTCATATTGACTTAGATCTAAAGTACGCTCTTCTACTTGTTGATGGATACTAATCCACTATACCAATCGTTTAATTGTCTCTTGAAGCTTGCTGgtgaattttttttcctttaaaattaataatcaaataacttaaataataatttttgaataatttagtaactaaattataaattttttaattaaattatcaaaaacaaaaatttattcataatttaatgaATACCTTTATATGTTTTATCATGTAAAAGCTATATTTATTGAAGTAATTATTAGCCAAAACTGATTAGTAAAGTAAACTTGTTAGTGAACAATATTAGCTTCAATTTCAAGGTAAATAATAAGAATGCTAAAAATTGTagatcaaaataattattatagAATTAATGTATCATTTCAAGCACTAAGAATCTGTAGTCTACTATTATTTATTCTTCCACAAtgacaaatattatatataaactaaaaaaattacaaatcaatCTAAATTAATGAAAGTGTTATATTATACGTCGataataataataggaataaTCGCAaactaataaaagaaagaaaaatatgaatatgtagattttacatgaaaaatttttattgaaaaaatcacagatagaaaaaaaaattcattaataattAATAGAAGAAATATAGTTTTATACGAATTCAATTTGTACGACATAACCCTCGATCCTTCACCCCACAAATCCTCTATTTGCCTCCCTATTTTCTTTTAACAAGTGAGTTAtaacttgaattttttaattcgaatcaaacgaaattgaagTTAGATAactctatattattattattatatgcatAAAAGGTAATAAAAATGTAAATCCGTGATGAGAGATGGAAGTTATGCGGTGGTAGTGACAAGTGAAGGGAGGACAAGCGGAAGGCTTTAGGATGTCCTCGTGAGTGGTGGGGCCGGGAAGAGTTGTTAGTATAGTAAATTTGGTCTCTTTGGGTGTCGTTCCCACTCTGCCTAATTTTAGGTTTATTCTTTTATGATCATGATTACCACTCCAGGGTAATTATGGAGTTTAGAGAGTTGAAAAGTGAGTTTTTTAGAGAAGAATCTCCCATAATTGGGGGGATTCCCAATCTCTTATTCTACTATTTTATGTTTTTTCACATCAAGTAATTATTTGTATAAGAAATCAAGTTTAGTAGTGATTTGATTGCCTTCTGACGACATGAACGGATGAAAATCAAGGAATTACCACAAATCAACGTATGATTCTTTGCATTTAAGCAACCACTCGATCGCTTTATCAACTTACTAATTTTCCACAATGTCAATATCACGCTCTAACATCTTGAGAGCCTCCACAATTTTCCATGAGCGCAAAGAATCCCAACCCGACCAAACCTTTCCATCACCCCTTTAGGCCTTTTTTCTCTTATATATTGATTCATCCAAAATTTCTTCCACGTTTCAACAAATATGATGAATTTGACGTGTCAAGTACTTTCTCTCGCTCATGACCAAAGCTACAAACATCAGTTTTCTCTGTTATTTGTCCACACTAGTGAGCGTATCCTGGTGCGAAATAACCATGTGTGGTAAGATGAGACTACCCTTACAAACTCTGAGTAgatttcgtaactcaaaaatggAGGTCTCTTTAAGGTGCTGGCTAATTCCAATGCCGAAAAGACTGGTGAGTGTTTGGCAGCACTGAGTTCCTTATAGGAAGGTGGGAGTCCCCCATGTTGATAATGTGTAAAACAATGGCGTTTGGACATATTGGACCTGATGTTATAAAGGGTTTGGTTGGTTATTGAACCATCTATTTTGGCCGGCGGTGGTCAAACTGCATGTTTTTGCTTTTTCCTAGTTTAAGTGGTTGGCGGTCAAAGtcattcttaaaataaaatatgaaagagctgtttgttaatttgtttttcacACTAGCGGGTAAATTGTGGGTTAAGCCCTCGACCCTAGAATTTGTTGTATTTCATACTCTCTACCGATCTTTATAATCTTAatcttatgatttttattaacaCCGACCAAAATCTAAATTCAGGGCCCATTGGATGGATGGTGCATGTAcatgcggttagtgtaaaaacagcggtgacaGTGAAATTAGATACTGCaacgtaaaataaaaaaaaaattaaatatatcgcACTTGAGGAAAACGCTCATCCAAAGAACCTTaatcataagaaaataataattcaaatatgttttactcaagttgaataaaaattgattcaaatccaaaatatctcattttaaaaaggatattataataaaaataattttataaaattgttttacTTTAACTTATATATCGTAATTATTATATTAGAAAGTGACAGAGTTTGCAATTATAATTTAGCATATATTTGGGAGGTCATACTCAACAATGGATAGGCTGGAATTCAACGTTAAAGGCatgattcaatttttcaaatttataatatattatattttatattttttatatttgtacttatctaaattt contains:
- the LOC107937457 gene encoding amino acid permease 3: MGEKGAVKNHLHNNLVFDHPIGFDDDGRLKRTGTVWTASAHIITAVIGSGVLSLAWATAQLGWIAGPAVIFLFSFVTYYTSTLLAACYRCDDPVNGKRNYTYMEAVRANLGGFEVKICGWVQYLNLFGVAIGYTIASSISMMAIKRSNCFHASRGKNPCHMNSNPYMIGFGIAEIIFSQIPDFDQLWWLSIVAAVMSFTYSTIGLGLGIAKVAENGKIRGSLTGISVGTVTQTQKIWRSFQALGDMAFAYSYSLILIEIQDTLKAPPSESKTMSKATLLSVGVTTLFYMLCGCMGYAAFGDLSPGNLLTGFGFYNPFWLLDIANAAIVIHLVGAYQVYCQPLFAFIEKSAAKRFPDSEFITKDIKIPIPGFRPYNLNLFRLVWRTIFVMLTTLISMLLPFFNDIVGLLGAIGFWPLTVYFPVEMYISQNKIAKWSTRWLCLQILSIACLSITIAAAAGSIAGVILDLKSYKPFSTAY